The following proteins come from a genomic window of Musa acuminata AAA Group cultivar baxijiao chromosome BXJ1-7, Cavendish_Baxijiao_AAA, whole genome shotgun sequence:
- the LOC135678983 gene encoding uncharacterized protein LOC135678983 yields the protein MASRMQEHDGASPAKIFIGGLPKDTTLETFVKHFEKYGEIVDSVIMKDRYTNKPRGFGFITYKDASVVDQVIEDTHILNGKTVEIKRTIPKGAAPLKDFKTRKIFVGGIPTTLTEDEFKNFFSEFGRVEDHEIIRDHTTNRSRGFGFIVFEKEKDVDDLLAKRGNMIDLAGSKVEIKKAEPKKSGNAPPPAFGGEPRPRHFGDSFGGFGGNYGGFGGGGGAGYGPSSYRTPGGYGPRPGAYGGYGSVAGEFGGYAGGLGDYRGESSLGYTSRFGSYGGGFGGYGRETGGYSGSSYGSGYDSPGGYGAGGLYGSRGGYGGGAGRYHPYGR from the exons ATGGCCTCGAGAATGCAGGAGCACGATGGTGCGAGCCCTGC AAAGATTTTTATCGGAGGGCTTCCGAAGGATACGACGCTCG AAACATTTGTGAAGCACTTTGAAAAGTATGGAGAGATAGTGGATTCAGTGATAATGAAAGATCGATATACAAACAAGCCCAGAGGTTTTGGGTTCATCACCTACAAAGATGCTTCTGTTGTCGACCAAGTCATTGAGGACACACATATTCTCAATGGGAAAACT GTGGAAATTAAAAGAACTATTCCGAAAGGTGCTGCTCCTTTGAAGGATTTCAAGACGAGAAAGATATTTGTTGGTGGTATACCAACAACATTAACAGAAG ATGAATTCAAGAACTTCTTTTCTGAGTTTGGGAGAGTAGAAGATCATGAAATCATTCGTGACCATACAACCAACAGGTCTCGTGGATTTGGTTTTATAGTCTTTGAGAAGGAAAAAGATGTAGATGACTTGTTAGCCAAAAGGGGAAACATGATTGATTTAGCTGGTTCTAAG GTGGAAATCAAGAAGGCTGAACCAAAGAAATCTGGCAATGCACCACCACCTGCTTTTGGTGGTGAACCCCGACCTCGTCACTTTGGTGATAGTTTTGGTGGATTTGGTGGCAATTATGGTGgctttggtggtggtggtggtgctggttATGGGCCTTCATCCTACAGGACACCAGGAGGTTATGGTCCTAGACCTGGAGCCTATGGTGGTTATGGCAGCGTTGCTGGTGAATTTGGTGGTTATGCTGGTGGGTTAGGGGACTATCGTGGAGAATCTTCGCTTGGTTACACCAGTCGTTTTGGTTCATATGGTGGAGGGTTTGGAGGCTATGGACGTGAAACGGGTGGCTACAGTGGTTCTAGCTATGGAAGCGGGTATGATTCTCCGGGTGGTTATGGTGCAGGTGGACTCTATGGCAGTAGAGGAGGCTATGGTGGTGGTGCTGGTCGATACCACCCTTATGGAAGATAG
- the LOC135678984 gene encoding phosphoglycolate phosphatase 2-like isoform X3, with the protein MTTANGTKSPSTSQPLLPQAAQSLVDSVDAFLFDCDGVIWKGDKLIEGVPHALQALRSLGKKLVFVTNNSTKSRKQYERKFTSLGLDVSEEEIFSSSFAAAMFLKLRNFPREKKVYVIGEEGILEELKQAGFSCLGGPVGAVIVGLDQYINYYKLQYATLCICENPGCLFIATNRDAVGHMTDLQEWPGAGCMVAAVCGSTQKEPIVVGKPSTFLMDFLLERFQIDTTRMCMVGDRLDTDILFGKNAGCKTLLVLSGVTSMLDLQDPSNEIHPDYYASSVSDIVDLSNSLTKGQ; encoded by the exons ATGACGACGGCCAACGGGACGAAGTCGCCCTCGACGTCCCAGCCCCTGTTGCCTCAGGCTGCACAATCCCTCGTTGATTCCGTCGATGCGTTCCTCTTCGATTGCGacg GGGTCATCTGGAAGGGCGACAAGCTCATCGAAGGTGTTCCGCACGCCTTGCAAGCCCTCCGATCATTG GGGAAGAAGCTGGTCTTTGTGACGAATAACTCCACGAAATCTCGGAAGCAATACGAGAGGAAGTTCACATCTCTCGGGCTTGATGTCAGCGAG GAAGAAATTTTTTCATCATCGTTTGCTGCTGCCATGTTTCTGAAACTGAGAAACTTCCCTAGGGAGAAAAAG GTCTATGTTATAGGCGAAGAAGGCATACTAGAAGAACTCAAGCAGGCTGGATTTTCATGTTTAGGTGGTCCT GTTGGAGCAGTTATTGTTGGGCTTGATCAATATATTAACTATTATAAGCTCCA GTATGCAACTCTTTGTATCTGTGAGAACCCTGGATGCCTTTTTATTGCCACCAACCGTGATGCTGTTGGTCATATGACAGACTTGCAAGAATGGCCAG GTGCAGGATGCATGGTTGCAGCAGTATGTGGATCAACACAGAAGGAACCTATTGTAGTCGGAAAACCATCAACCTTCCTGATGGATTTCTTGTTAGAAAG GTTCCAAATTGATACGACGCGTATGTGCATGGTAGGTGATAGACTGGATACTGATATACTCTTTGGCAAAAATGCGGGCTGTAAGACTCTTCTTGTTCTCTCAG GTGTGACTAGCATGTTAGATCTTCAGGATCCTTCAAATGAAATCCATCCAGATTATTATGCAAGTAGCGTCTCTGACATTGTTGATCTATCCAATTCTCTCACTAAGGGACAGTGA
- the LOC135678984 gene encoding phosphoglycolate phosphatase 2-like isoform X2, whose translation MTTANGTKSPSTSQPLLPQAAQSLVDSVDAFLFDCDGVIWKGDKLIEGVPHALQALRSLGKKLVFVTNNSTKSRKQYERKFTSLGLDVSEEEIFSSSFAAAMFLKLRNFPREKKVYVIGEEGILEELKQAGFSCLGGPEDGKKKVELKTNFWFEHDKSVGAVIVGLDQYINYYKLQYATLCICENPGCLFIATNRDAVGHMTDLQEWPGCMVAAVCGSTQKEPIVVGKPSTFLMDFLLERFQIDTTRMCMVGDRLDTDILFGKNAGCKTLLVLSGVTSMLDLQDPSNEIHPDYYASSVSDIVDLSNSLTKGQ comes from the exons ATGACGACGGCCAACGGGACGAAGTCGCCCTCGACGTCCCAGCCCCTGTTGCCTCAGGCTGCACAATCCCTCGTTGATTCCGTCGATGCGTTCCTCTTCGATTGCGacg GGGTCATCTGGAAGGGCGACAAGCTCATCGAAGGTGTTCCGCACGCCTTGCAAGCCCTCCGATCATTG GGGAAGAAGCTGGTCTTTGTGACGAATAACTCCACGAAATCTCGGAAGCAATACGAGAGGAAGTTCACATCTCTCGGGCTTGATGTCAGCGAG GAAGAAATTTTTTCATCATCGTTTGCTGCTGCCATGTTTCTGAAACTGAGAAACTTCCCTAGGGAGAAAAAG GTCTATGTTATAGGCGAAGAAGGCATACTAGAAGAACTCAAGCAGGCTGGATTTTCATGTTTAGGTGGTCCT GAGGATGGCAAGAAGAAAGTAGAGCTGAAGACAAACTTCTGGTTTGAACATGATAAGAGT GTTGGAGCAGTTATTGTTGGGCTTGATCAATATATTAACTATTATAAGCTCCA GTATGCAACTCTTTGTATCTGTGAGAACCCTGGATGCCTTTTTATTGCCACCAACCGTGATGCTGTTGGTCATATGACAGACTTGCAAGAATGGCCAG GATGCATGGTTGCAGCAGTATGTGGATCAACACAGAAGGAACCTATTGTAGTCGGAAAACCATCAACCTTCCTGATGGATTTCTTGTTAGAAAG GTTCCAAATTGATACGACGCGTATGTGCATGGTAGGTGATAGACTGGATACTGATATACTCTTTGGCAAAAATGCGGGCTGTAAGACTCTTCTTGTTCTCTCAG GTGTGACTAGCATGTTAGATCTTCAGGATCCTTCAAATGAAATCCATCCAGATTATTATGCAAGTAGCGTCTCTGACATTGTTGATCTATCCAATTCTCTCACTAAGGGACAGTGA
- the LOC135678984 gene encoding phosphoglycolate phosphatase 2-like isoform X1 — protein MTTANGTKSPSTSQPLLPQAAQSLVDSVDAFLFDCDGVIWKGDKLIEGVPHALQALRSLGKKLVFVTNNSTKSRKQYERKFTSLGLDVSEEEIFSSSFAAAMFLKLRNFPREKKVYVIGEEGILEELKQAGFSCLGGPEDGKKKVELKTNFWFEHDKSVGAVIVGLDQYINYYKLQYATLCICENPGCLFIATNRDAVGHMTDLQEWPGAGCMVAAVCGSTQKEPIVVGKPSTFLMDFLLERFQIDTTRMCMVGDRLDTDILFGKNAGCKTLLVLSGVTSMLDLQDPSNEIHPDYYASSVSDIVDLSNSLTKGQ, from the exons ATGACGACGGCCAACGGGACGAAGTCGCCCTCGACGTCCCAGCCCCTGTTGCCTCAGGCTGCACAATCCCTCGTTGATTCCGTCGATGCGTTCCTCTTCGATTGCGacg GGGTCATCTGGAAGGGCGACAAGCTCATCGAAGGTGTTCCGCACGCCTTGCAAGCCCTCCGATCATTG GGGAAGAAGCTGGTCTTTGTGACGAATAACTCCACGAAATCTCGGAAGCAATACGAGAGGAAGTTCACATCTCTCGGGCTTGATGTCAGCGAG GAAGAAATTTTTTCATCATCGTTTGCTGCTGCCATGTTTCTGAAACTGAGAAACTTCCCTAGGGAGAAAAAG GTCTATGTTATAGGCGAAGAAGGCATACTAGAAGAACTCAAGCAGGCTGGATTTTCATGTTTAGGTGGTCCT GAGGATGGCAAGAAGAAAGTAGAGCTGAAGACAAACTTCTGGTTTGAACATGATAAGAGT GTTGGAGCAGTTATTGTTGGGCTTGATCAATATATTAACTATTATAAGCTCCA GTATGCAACTCTTTGTATCTGTGAGAACCCTGGATGCCTTTTTATTGCCACCAACCGTGATGCTGTTGGTCATATGACAGACTTGCAAGAATGGCCAG GTGCAGGATGCATGGTTGCAGCAGTATGTGGATCAACACAGAAGGAACCTATTGTAGTCGGAAAACCATCAACCTTCCTGATGGATTTCTTGTTAGAAAG GTTCCAAATTGATACGACGCGTATGTGCATGGTAGGTGATAGACTGGATACTGATATACTCTTTGGCAAAAATGCGGGCTGTAAGACTCTTCTTGTTCTCTCAG GTGTGACTAGCATGTTAGATCTTCAGGATCCTTCAAATGAAATCCATCCAGATTATTATGCAAGTAGCGTCTCTGACATTGTTGATCTATCCAATTCTCTCACTAAGGGACAGTGA